In Candidatus Promineifilum breve, one genomic interval encodes:
- the trpD gene encoding anthranilate phosphoribosyltransferase, whose protein sequence is MPLRAAIAKVINGQDLSRQEAGAAMDAIMDGAATPAQIGSYLTALRMKGETAEEIAGSAQSMRRHVVPVAVTLDAGEVLVDTCGTGGDGKHTFNISTTAAFVVAGAGLRVAKHGNRAASSRSGSADLLLALGGNLDLDAAQVAECIEDVGIGFLYAVKHHPAMRHAIGPRRELGQRTIFNLLGPLTNPANAGHQLLGVYDPALTATLAEVLRALGSRAAYVVHGADGLDELTTTGVNRISALRDGTVTTFDFDPATIGLARARLDDLLGGEPEQNAAITREVLGGYDRGPRRDIVLLNAAAALSLETGDWAAGLAQAATAIDSGAALSTLDNWVGMTNSFTAK, encoded by the coding sequence ATGCCTTTAAGAGCAGCCATCGCTAAAGTGATCAATGGACAGGACTTGAGCCGCCAGGAAGCGGGCGCGGCTATGGATGCCATCATGGACGGCGCGGCCACGCCCGCCCAGATCGGCAGCTATCTGACCGCGTTACGCATGAAGGGCGAGACGGCCGAGGAGATCGCCGGCAGCGCCCAATCCATGCGCCGCCACGTCGTGCCCGTCGCCGTGACCTTGGACGCGGGCGAGGTGCTGGTGGATACCTGCGGCACGGGCGGCGACGGCAAGCACACCTTCAACATCTCCACCACGGCGGCCTTTGTGGTGGCCGGAGCCGGGCTGCGCGTTGCCAAGCACGGCAACCGGGCGGCCAGCAGCCGCAGCGGTTCGGCCGATCTGCTGTTGGCGTTGGGCGGCAACCTCGACCTGGACGCGGCTCAGGTGGCCGAGTGCATCGAGGACGTGGGCATCGGCTTTCTCTATGCCGTGAAGCACCATCCGGCCATGCGCCACGCCATCGGCCCGCGCCGTGAATTGGGCCAGCGCACCATCTTCAACCTGCTCGGCCCGCTGACCAACCCGGCCAATGCCGGCCATCAACTGTTGGGCGTCTATGACCCGGCGCTGACGGCCACGTTGGCCGAGGTGCTGCGGGCGCTGGGCAGCCGGGCGGCCTACGTCGTCCACGGGGCCGACGGGCTAGACGAACTGACTACAACCGGCGTCAACCGCATCAGTGCGTTACGCGACGGCACGGTGACGACCTTCGACTTTGACCCAGCGACCATCGGCCTGGCCCGCGCCCGGCTCGATGATCTGTTGGGCGGCGAGCCGGAGCAGAACGCGGCCATCACCCGCGAGGTGCTGGGCGGCTATGATCGCGGCCCGCGGCGCGACATCGTGCTGCTGAACGCGGCGGCGGCGCTGAGCCTGGAGACGGGCGATTGGGCGGCGGGGCTGGCGCAGGCGGCGACGGCTATCGATAGTGGGGCGGCGTTGAGCACGCTGGATAACTGGGTGGGAATGACGAACAGCTTCACGGCCAAAT
- a CDS encoding HD domain-containing protein, translating into MLTNNARLAQQLAFIVEIDRLKSIIRRAPLIDGSRRENSAEHSWHLALMAMVLAEHIDEPVDVGRTIRLVLVHDIIEIDAGDTFAYDLTGYLDKAEREERAAGRIFGLLPGDQAAEFRALWDEFEAGRTAEARFANALDRLMPLFHNYLNEGGVWRDNSIGADKVRRRMAPVGEVSAALGDLVEAFVMAALERGYIEAE; encoded by the coding sequence ATGCTCACCAACAACGCGCGTCTGGCGCAACAACTGGCCTTTATCGTGGAAATCGACCGGCTCAAGAGTATCATCCGCCGCGCGCCGCTGATCGATGGCTCGCGCCGCGAGAATTCGGCCGAGCATAGCTGGCATCTGGCACTGATGGCGATGGTGCTGGCCGAGCACATCGATGAGCCGGTCGATGTGGGCCGAACCATTCGCCTGGTGCTGGTGCATGACATCATCGAAATCGACGCCGGCGACACCTTCGCCTATGACCTGACCGGCTATCTGGACAAGGCCGAGCGCGAGGAGCGGGCCGCCGGGCGCATCTTCGGCCTGTTGCCGGGCGACCAGGCGGCCGAGTTCCGCGCCCTGTGGGACGAGTTCGAGGCGGGCCGGACGGCTGAGGCCCGCTTCGCCAACGCCCTCGACCGGCTGATGCCGCTGTTCCATAACTACTTGAACGAAGGCGGCGTCTGGCGCGACAACAGCATCGGCGCCGACAAGGTGCGGCGGCGCATGGCCCCGGTGGGCGAGGTGTCGGCCGCGTTGGGCGACCTGGTGGAGGCGTTCGTCATGGCCGCCCTGGAACGCGGCTATATCGAAGCGGAATGA